A window of Thermodesulfobacteriota bacterium genomic DNA:
TTGCTACATTACAATTATAGCTATTTTTAAACGCTTCAACAATTTTCATTCCTGCTTCTATTTCATTAAACCCAACACTTTGAAAATACCCTCCGCCTGCTTTTAATATATTAGCTCTCTCTATGTCAAAAATATCATCTTTAGTGAATTTTTTTTCTATTTTCTTTTTTTCTTTTTTTGGTTCTTTTGAAATACTCTTAAAATCAATTGCTGAACTTGTTGAAGCAAAAACGATTGACATCATTATGAGTAAAATAAAATTTGTAAACTTCATAGCTGATCCTCCATTTTAGTGATTATCAATCCCGCAATTCCATGAAAATAAGTTTATTCATTTACTATTTACAGGACAATCATATTTCTATTTGTATCGGTATATTTATTAAAAACTTTAGTAAATTAATTGAAGTATTTGTATTGTGTTTGATTAGGTCTATATTAAAGATTGGGGATTGATCATTTAGTTTTGCTGAAATAGAAGATCCGGGCAAAAGGAAGTCTTTAACAATTACGCTTTTGGATGAGGCAAATAATGAGCTGTTAAATTGGCGTTTAAAGCACTCTCCGTAATTATACGTTTACTTTCCCATCCGTTTTAAAAGCTGATGTATCTCAAACAAATTTTTAACATCTGCTGTCTTCAAAAACCTGTGATACATAGTTTTCACAACCTAAACAAAGGCTTCCTTTTCTGTTATTTACATTTTAATGCCGGTTCAGAGTTCTGCTCGCACACTATGAAAAATAGTTTGTTAATCCAACTTTCCTTTAAGCTTGGTCTTTGGGAACCTTCCCTTGAAATATATTCAACAGTTTTACAATCGAATCTTTAAAGATTTTAAACAGGAACCGTCTTTTAAGTTTTCTTTCTCCTGGATATAACTTGGCAATTTATTCTTTAGGTTCGGAATCTAAAGTGTTTTTTTATAATCAGCGACCTTTTTTCCGATATCAAGTGCTTCCTCCTGCAATCCAGCAGAAAGAAATAAAGATTGGGCCTGGAGAAAAGCTTGATTAGCTTGTCTGATCATCTTCAAATTATGGGAATGATCTGCAATTAAATACCAAGCTCTGGCGAGTAATATTCTCTTTCCTTTTGATAATCCCAAACTATCTTTCTGTTGAAATCGAATTAATTCATCAAACCTTTTTTTAAAATGTTGCTCCTCTTCGCTATCAAGAGTTTTTTTCCATAAAGTAAGTGTTTTTCTTTGACCTTCAATTAATAACAGGTTTGCAGCGTTATGAAGGAAATTAGAATCCAAAGCCGTCTGGGGTTTTGCTGATATATTAATCTTGGTGTGTTCTTTTATTGTATCAAGACATTCTTGAGGTTCTTTGTCTAAAAGATATGACGTCGCCAATCCAAAAATTAGCTTAGGTAAATATTCTGTATTGTCTTCATCTTTCATATTTAAAGCAATATCTAATCCTGATGAAAAATCTCTTTGGGCCTTACTATATTTTTCATCGAGCATATTTATCTTTGCCGCATTTAGAAGCAGGTTTAAGGCCAATCCTTTTTTGTTCAATAAAAGAGCGTCCTCTGCGGATGAGTGCAAATCTTTTGCATTTTGTTTAACTTCCTTACCCATAAGAGACTTTGCTTTTAAATAAGCCTCGTTTGCGGCCTGCCATTGGTCTGCTGATTCGGATAACTCGCGTGCTTTACTCAAATAATAGCGTGCTTTATACAGTTCGTCTTCTGTATTTGATAATAAGGATAAAAAGGAATGTCCAAGTACGAAATGGGCCTCATAATGTTTCGGATGATAATATGCATATGGACGAAGTTTAAGTATGGCATTTTTGTAATTTCCTTTTTCAAAATCATTTTTTCCTTCTTTTAAAATCTCTGTTGAGTCTGAGGATGGCTGACATGAGATCAGTGAGATTGAAAACAAAAAGCTGAAAAGAAATACATAGATTGAATTACTGCTTCTTAAATTCATGGTTGTTCCTTTACAAACGCAAAAAACGCCTACGAGTACGCCGACCTATGCGGGAAAGCACCTTTTTCGTGCCGGTTTCGATTCCAGCTGCTGCTTCCGGCATATCGAGGTAGCTTAAAGATTGGCGAAGTATAAAAATTATCATTCCCATTGTAAGTAATGGAATCAAAACAAACATCAATAACACACCGATAAAAAAATCCAACGATGATTCCCAAACCGTATTGACACTCTGCGCCAACGTTTTAACTACCTGTTTGAGATTTTCCTTACTTAAAGTCATCTCAATATCACCAGCTTTCTCTTTCAATGTCCCCAAGTTCTCAGAAAATCGTACAGATTTATCCACTTGAAAGCTTTCGTAAGATTTAGCGCCCATAAAGAGAACAAAGGGGAAAACCAAATAAGTGACTACTGACAGGATAATAAAAGAATAACCCAGTTTGCCAAAAAGAGTTCCTTTGTGATACTGTACAACACAAAACGCAGCACCAATACCTAAAAGAACCTTTAGAGAAACCAGGCCGATCAGCTTTAAAATTGTAATTTGAACCATGATAAAAATGATGACGATACCCATGTAGTCCCAGAGGTCGTCTACGATATCTGATAATGGATCAAGTAACTCTCCTACTTTCCATTTGCCAGCTTTGCTTCCCACAACCGAAGGCTCGAGCACGACAGTTTCGGCAGATGACAGAAGAGCTTTTGGCACAAATAAAACAGCCATGTATCCACTGGCATGGAGAAGGGATTTTTCGAGAAACTTTTCGTCATATTCCCAGACAGGTTTCATAATATTGATGGATAGTTTGTCAACTGTACCTGAGAAAGCAGCAAGAGCCAATACTAAAAATATAAATCTAATAATTAAAGCTTTTCCAAATGGACGCCCTGAAACAATTTTTTCATCTTTTGTCGATGATACCAATTCTTCCTTTAATTCATGATCAACAACATTGGTTTTTACAATTTCTTCATTATTTGACTCCATAATTTCACCTGTAAGTTTGTATTACAAGACTAGTTATCCCTACGAAATAAGGCCTTAAAAAATCCTTCTCTTCTGGCCTTTATCTGCACATAAGGTCCTATGTCATCATAGATTTTTCCAGCCTTTGCCGGCATTATTACCCGTCTTTTCTTGCCAAATAGTTTGAGGATTTTATCCAAAAGGTTTTCAGGTGGAATTCTTATTGTCATAAATTCAATCTCAACGTGGTTGTTTTTAATTGGTGTTTTGTGGATCAGCATTAATAAAAATCAATATTTAGACTGACCAATTTGACCTCTTATTTGTATCGGGATATTTTTTAAAAACTTTAGTAAAACAACCGCAATATTTGTGCTACGTTTGATTGGCTTTGTATTGAAGATTGGGCTTCGAGCATTGATTATATGGCTTTGTCGAAATAGAGGACCTGTACAAAAGGGAATCTTTAATAATTTTACTTTTGGATGAGGTAAATGTTGAGCAGTTGAAAGTGGGATTGGCGGACTAACCAGAACTGTATAGCCGTTTTCAACACAATATTTGTTCCTGATTTCTCTTTTTAACCTGCGATTACGAATGGACAAATTTTTCGTTTTGGAAAAAAATGGGTAATGGACAAGGAGTAATGATTGATGTTGAAATGCTCTCATTTACAGCAGCAACGACCAAAACAGAGATATGTTGAAGTATTTAAAATAGTTGAAAGGCGGTTTCTTCATGTGGTGATATGTAATGGAAAAAACCCTCGAATCTGATCTGACTCAATAGTTTGGATTCCTCCAACAAACTTTGGGAGACTCCTGAAACGTTGTGATATCATATTGTTAATTGAAATTTTAACCCGCTTTCCAATTAAGTCAAATCAAGTATAAGCCAGGGCAGATTATAAAACCGATTTTAAGGAGTGATGATGGGTTTTAACCATACCGGAGTTTCAGGAGGTTCATCACCGTCGAGGCTCTTCTGCCATTGCTCATCTGTCAAGCCGGTGGGGGAAACAAATTCGTAGTAGGGAATCACCGCTCCGGTGCATAATATTTCTTTTCCTTTATATGGATACAGGACATACATCAGTCGCGGTCTTCCGATACCCGAATAACAACAGGTGTTTTTTCCCGGCTTACAATAAAGCGAAACGATTTGCGATGCGGCCCCATTTGAACCATGATAGCCGTATCGGTCGCAAAGCATCACCGCTGCCAGTTTTTCACCAAAATCGGTAAGAAAATAATGATCCTTTTTGCTGAAGTTTGCGCCTCGAAGCTGTTTATGTGCCAGTACTTCCAGACGTTTGCACATGTGGCGCAGAGACATCCACAGCTTCCTGGTGTCGAGGTTGGTTTCAAGGATAAAGGCATGATAGTCCGGTTCATCATCGTATCTGCCGTTTATAATATCATCGGCAAATAACAAAATTTTCCCATGAATCTCTTCCCTTTTTCCGGCAAGGTCCTCCGTGTTAAAGCGGATGTTTCCCAGAGTTCTCAGACTCACCATAGATCGGTTTATGGCAGATATTTCTTCTTCGGAAAGATTGGTCAGGGCGTCGTCAGGCTGAGGATACTGGTTATGTTTAATAAGCCCGGCAAATATTTTCAGGTCTTTGGCAATAATATACTTGGGGGGTATAAACGCCCCGCTTCGTTCAAACAGATTCATGATATCTTCAACCAGGCTGCCCTGTCGTTCAAAAAACTCCGGGTCGGGTTCGACAAAGCCGGACGGAATATCACCGGACGATTCAACGGTGTAAAGAACGTTTTCCCCGGTATGAAATCCCATGGCGTGCCTGAACTGTACCCATCCTGAAAGAACCGTATTGCAGCTTTTCACCTGCCACGGCCTGCTCCTCATAAACTCCGGCGCGTCATGTTCGGCATCATCAATAAGCGCCGCCAGGCATCTCAAGTACCGATTGTACAGGCTTTCGGATTCGATGATCGGTTTAAAGTCGTTTGCCGATGGAAAAAATTTTCCCCCATCTTTAAAATCGTCAGCCAACAGATGTTTTACGGCAAAATCGGAACCAATCGCGACACAAATTCCAAGGCCACCGGGCCACATAGCTTGTTTTTCCTCCAAACTGCCGATTTGCTCGAATAAAACCGTATGCGGGATACCAAATGGAGAAATAATTCTAAAATCGGTGATTAGCGAATTGTCTGATACAGCTCCAAACCGGTGGTCTATCTCCGGCTGTTCCTCCGAACCCGCCACTTTTTTGACCAGGTATTCTCTTATTTTCTCAAGGTCACCGGGCCTGTCCCTAGTAATCTGCGAGGCAAACAGCAGATCCCAGTCATTGGGCTGCCCGGTCAGCTCCCGATAATACCGGAAAAATTTTTCTATTTGCTTTCGTTTTAAAAAATCATCCGCATACGAGGCATTTAAGCTTTTACCCAGTATCAGAATGGAAAGAAGCTCTTCATCATTTTCCACCCGGAAGGGAATCGACTGAAACCAGGTCAATATCCTAAAATACCGCCTGAGCAGTTCTGACTTTTGATAAAGTCCACGGGGTCTGAAGATCGAATAATCAAGCTTCAACGATTCGGAATCGGAAACACCGGTCCACTCGGGCATTTCGATTCCTTCTGCTAAAATGATCTTGTTGACTTCGTTTTCCACCATCTTATTTAAGGGTTCATCAAGATGGATGTCTGTATCTCCCAAAAGCTTAACCGCGACCGCAATGATGATCTGCGCCCGTTTTCGGGCGGCATCCATCATTACAGTAAAATGATGTTCCAAATCATCTGCAGCTGATTTTTCTTTTATGGATGCCGGAGCTGTTTTTTGTTCCGACTTATGTTGAGGAGGAATTTGGCCGGTTTTTTCCTGTGGTGGTGCAATCTCCCGCCAGATCAGCTTTATAACATCCAGAGCACGGTTGGCGTTTACCTGCTCCATGTCTGCAATCGACTGGGCAAACAACACATGGAAAGCACTCAATACGGTATCGGAAGTAATAAAAATGGATGAATTCGGATTTAGGTAGGGTTCAAAAATCTGCTGATAACTCTGCCGGGTGATCAAAATTTTATCCCGGTTGAGCTGTTCGACGTGGTAGATATCTTCCGGTTTTGTTGAGTTTTTTTCCTGTTCATCTCCCAAAATATCAACATACGGCAGCGGCCACCCTCCCGGGACGCCAATGAGCAGGAAAATAATCGTAAAAAGAAAAACTGTAAACAATCGTCGCACAGGCG
This region includes:
- a CDS encoding DUF3160 domain-containing protein — protein: MRRLFTVFLFTIIFLLIGVPGGWPLPYVDILGDEQEKNSTKPEDIYHVEQLNRDKILITRQSYQQIFEPYLNPNSSIFITSDTVLSAFHVLFAQSIADMEQVNANRALDVIKLIWREIAPPQEKTGQIPPQHKSEQKTAPASIKEKSAADDLEHHFTVMMDAARKRAQIIIAVAVKLLGDTDIHLDEPLNKMVENEVNKIILAEGIEMPEWTGVSDSESLKLDYSIFRPRGLYQKSELLRRYFRILTWFQSIPFRVENDEELLSILILGKSLNASYADDFLKRKQIEKFFRYYRELTGQPNDWDLLFASQITRDRPGDLEKIREYLVKKVAGSEEQPEIDHRFGAVSDNSLITDFRIISPFGIPHTVLFEQIGSLEEKQAMWPGGLGICVAIGSDFAVKHLLADDFKDGGKFFPSANDFKPIIESESLYNRYLRCLAALIDDAEHDAPEFMRSRPWQVKSCNTVLSGWVQFRHAMGFHTGENVLYTVESSGDIPSGFVEPDPEFFERQGSLVEDIMNLFERSGAFIPPKYIIAKDLKIFAGLIKHNQYPQPDDALTNLSEEEISAINRSMVSLRTLGNIRFNTEDLAGKREEIHGKILLFADDIINGRYDDEPDYHAFILETNLDTRKLWMSLRHMCKRLEVLAHKQLRGANFSKKDHYFLTDFGEKLAAVMLCDRYGYHGSNGAASQIVSLYCKPGKNTCCYSGIGRPRLMYVLYPYKGKEILCTGAVIPYYEFVSPTGLTDEQWQKSLDGDEPPETPVWLKPIITP